A genomic region of Papaver somniferum cultivar HN1 chromosome 7, ASM357369v1, whole genome shotgun sequence contains the following coding sequences:
- the LOC113300249 gene encoding cystathionine beta-lyase, chloroplastic-like, whose product MDKNLEKRSFFAYDRNQQNVLQETRLIKDRKQAKKMTKGAEAMIRRSSIEYTFPVLSQPMELGADIIMHLATKYVYGHVDVMARFLAVKGER is encoded by the exons ATGGACAAAAACCTCGAGAAAAGGAGCT TTTTTGCGTATGACAGGAACCAACAGAATGTGTTGCAGGAGACAAGACTGATTAAGGACAGAAAACAGGCCAAAAAAATGACAAAAGGGGCAGAAGCTATGATCCGGAGATCAAGTATCGAG TATACTTTTCCTGTATTGTCACAACCAATGGAGCTTGGAGCAG ACATTATAATGCACTTGGctaccaaatatgtatatgggCATGTGGATGTCATGGCAAGATTTCTTGCTGTCAAGGGAGAAAG GTGA